One segment of Pontibacter akesuensis DNA contains the following:
- the cfa gene encoding cyclopropane fatty acyl phospholipid synthase encodes MSTSGLRQNVTDILATADIKINGPDPWDLQVHDERFFKRLLSEGTLGLGESYMDGWWDCASIDEFVNKAFRADLYRQARFGWRTKLEVLLAKVTNLQTRRKAVDNIQRHYDIGNQLYQLMLDKRMTYTCAYWENATTLDQAQENKMDLICRKIGLQAGQRVLDIGCGWGSFAKFAAEKYGAVVVGVTISQKQLELGREMCQGLPVELRFQDYRDVNEKFDHIVSIGMAEAVGYRNLRTYMQVANRCLHDNGFFLLHTIGLNFSRTSPDPFIDKYIFPNCLIPSLKQMSGAMEKLFVVEDLHNFGPYYDPTLLAWFRNFDQNWDKIQGEYGERFYRMWKYYLLSSAGSFRSRNNQLWQIVLSKKGMPGGYQSIR; translated from the coding sequence ATGAGCACCTCGGGCTTAAGGCAAAACGTGACGGATATTTTAGCGACAGCGGATATTAAAATTAACGGCCCCGATCCCTGGGACCTGCAGGTGCACGACGAGCGGTTTTTTAAGCGCCTGCTCTCGGAGGGTACGCTGGGCCTGGGTGAGTCGTACATGGACGGCTGGTGGGATTGCGCCAGTATAGATGAGTTCGTGAACAAAGCCTTCCGCGCTGACCTTTACCGCCAGGCCCGCTTTGGCTGGCGCACGAAGCTGGAGGTGCTACTGGCCAAGGTAACGAACCTGCAAACCAGGCGCAAAGCGGTAGACAACATCCAGCGCCACTACGACATTGGTAACCAGCTCTACCAACTGATGCTGGACAAGCGCATGACCTATACCTGTGCCTACTGGGAAAACGCCACCACCCTGGACCAGGCACAGGAAAATAAGATGGACCTGATTTGCCGGAAGATCGGGCTGCAGGCGGGGCAGCGGGTGCTGGACATTGGCTGCGGCTGGGGCAGCTTCGCCAAGTTCGCGGCAGAAAAGTATGGCGCTGTGGTGGTGGGCGTTACGATCTCGCAAAAGCAGCTGGAACTGGGGAGGGAGATGTGCCAGGGGCTGCCCGTGGAGCTGCGTTTCCAGGATTACCGCGACGTGAACGAGAAGTTCGACCATATCGTGTCCATCGGGATGGCCGAGGCCGTGGGTTACCGCAACCTGCGCACTTACATGCAGGTGGCCAACCGCTGCCTGCACGACAACGGCTTTTTCCTGCTGCACACCATCGGTCTCAACTTTTCACGCACCTCCCCCGACCCGTTCATCGACAAGTATATTTTCCCCAACTGCCTCATTCCCTCGCTGAAGCAAATGAGCGGCGCCATGGAGAAGCTTTTCGTGGTGGAGGACCTGCATAACTTCGGCCCCTACTACGACCCTACCCTGCTGGCCTGGTTCCGCAACTTCGATCAGAACTGGGACAAGATACAGGGCGAGTATGGCGAACGGTTTTACCGCATGTGGAAATACTACCTGCTCTCCAGCGCCGGCTCTTTCCGTTCGCGCAACAACCAGCTCTGGCAAATTGTGCTCTCCAAAAAAGGCATGCCGGGCGGTTACCAGTCTATCCGGTAG
- a CDS encoding DUF3667 domain-containing protein — protein MKKHYRSDKSCLNCGTTVPDKFCPNCGQENLELHEDFLHVAIHSVGHYFHFESKFFNSIVPLFTRPGYLTKEYFAGKRASHLNPISMYIFISILFFFLFTANSNMGKKDIIEEKTAAEATKITEATKQDLTKLRKAVEKKAITGEVSDKAATYTYTILDNAEAALDTGTNDHNDAIIFTNPVGKKGALVEKYDPEQQELVLASAEESAVLHSLEVKAREVADDDLKGQLFINKLVSHLPKIMFILLPLFALILKLVNYRSKTKYYVEHLIYSIHVHSFLFLFVSILILISWILPGTADWLQFIGVVVSLWYIYRSMRNIYQSSRWRTIYKFFVLFLSYGVLLVVSGLIVVVVTLYTV, from the coding sequence ATGAAAAAGCATTACCGCTCCGATAAAAGCTGCCTGAACTGCGGCACTACTGTACCTGACAAGTTCTGCCCTAATTGCGGGCAGGAGAACCTGGAGCTGCATGAAGACTTCCTGCATGTGGCTATACACAGCGTGGGGCATTATTTTCACTTCGAGTCGAAGTTCTTCAACAGCATCGTGCCGCTTTTCACGAGGCCAGGCTATCTAACCAAAGAGTACTTTGCTGGCAAACGGGCCTCCCACCTCAACCCGATCAGCATGTACATCTTCATCAGCATCCTCTTCTTTTTTCTTTTTACCGCCAACTCTAATATGGGTAAGAAGGACATCATAGAAGAGAAGACTGCTGCTGAGGCAACGAAAATTACAGAGGCAACCAAACAAGACCTCACCAAGCTGCGGAAAGCGGTAGAGAAAAAGGCGATCACCGGAGAAGTATCCGATAAAGCAGCGACTTATACGTACACCATCCTTGATAATGCTGAGGCGGCTCTTGATACGGGCACAAATGACCACAACGATGCGATAATATTCACCAACCCTGTTGGAAAAAAGGGAGCTCTGGTTGAAAAGTACGACCCGGAGCAGCAAGAGCTGGTTTTAGCTTCAGCCGAAGAAAGTGCCGTGTTGCACTCGCTCGAAGTTAAGGCGAGAGAAGTGGCCGATGACGACTTGAAAGGCCAGCTTTTCATTAACAAGCTGGTGAGTCACCTGCCGAAGATCATGTTTATTCTGCTGCCCCTGTTTGCACTGATCCTGAAACTGGTTAACTACCGTTCCAAAACCAAATATTACGTGGAGCATCTGATTTACTCCATACACGTGCACTCGTTTCTTTTCCTGTTTGTCTCTATCCTGATCCTGATTAGCTGGATTCTGCCGGGCACCGCAGACTGGCTGCAGTTTATCGGGGTGGTAGTGTCGCTGTGGTATATTTACCGCTCCATGCGCAACATATACCAAAGCTCCCGCTGGCGCACGATCTATAAGTTCTTTGTACTGTTCCTGTCTTACGGGGTGCTGCTTGTGGTAAGCGGACTGATCGTGGTGGTGGTGACGCTGTACACGGTGTAG
- a CDS encoding acylase, with amino-acid sequence MRSYFRSSVQLLLLVTLLFSCSQQDKATSSTEVSEWKAQADRVTIIRDDFGVPHVYGKTDADAVFGLLYAQCEDDFNRVERNYLWATGRLAEVEGKEMLYSDLRAKLYMTEEEAKQQYEKSPEWLKALCEAYADGINYYLHTHPEVKPKLLTRFEPWMPLYFSEGSIGGDIESISTKRIQAFYESDKSLGYNKYGHGLVQPALLAEPKGSNGFAIAGEKTASGDAMLLINPHTSFFFRGEVHAVSEEGLNAYGAVTWGQFFIYQGFNDKTGWMHTSAYADVIDEFEETIVKQDGKLFYKYGEELRPVETNEVTLAYKEGDEVKQKTFTTYRTHHGPITHKNGDKWVATALMWKPVDALIQSYTRTKKKNLEEFHEMMKMRTNSSNATVYADADGNIAYYHGNFFPVRDTSFDYSKPVDGSNPKTDWQGLHPLEETITVINPPNGWIQNCNSTPYTSAGPYSPKPENYPVYMAPSPENFRGIHAIRLLQKADDLTLDKLINLAYDPYLPAFEVLIPGLVKAYDSQKQNDPKLKAAVEVMRNWNYAVAENSVAMSLAHFYATNLLRNGSAPEGLNLIERINYYATAAPEKERLEIFSQTIDQVEKDFGQWRTPWGEINRYQRLNGDIEQKFNDALPSLPVGMASGNWGALASFGARIYDTKRLYGTSGNSFVAVVEFGDKVKAKTLLAGGQSGNPASPHFDDQAQRYANAEFKDVAYYREDVEKRAQRTYHPGK; translated from the coding sequence ATGAGAAGCTATTTCAGAAGTTCAGTACAGCTGTTGCTGTTGGTTACCCTCCTTTTCTCCTGTTCCCAGCAGGACAAAGCCACCTCCTCCACGGAAGTGTCGGAGTGGAAGGCGCAGGCTGATCGCGTGACCATCATACGGGATGATTTCGGTGTGCCGCATGTCTATGGCAAGACAGATGCCGATGCCGTATTTGGCCTCCTGTACGCGCAGTGTGAGGATGATTTTAACCGGGTGGAGCGCAACTACCTGTGGGCCACCGGGCGATTGGCAGAGGTGGAAGGAAAGGAAATGCTGTACAGCGACCTGCGGGCCAAGCTGTACATGACCGAAGAAGAAGCCAAGCAGCAGTATGAGAAAAGCCCGGAATGGCTTAAAGCACTTTGTGAGGCGTATGCCGATGGCATCAACTATTACCTGCACACACACCCGGAGGTGAAGCCGAAACTACTCACGCGCTTTGAGCCGTGGATGCCCCTATACTTTAGCGAAGGCTCTATTGGCGGTGATATAGAAAGCATATCGACCAAAAGAATTCAGGCATTTTATGAGAGCGACAAATCCTTAGGCTACAACAAGTATGGCCATGGACTGGTGCAGCCCGCGCTGCTGGCCGAGCCAAAAGGCTCCAACGGATTTGCGATCGCCGGAGAGAAAACTGCCTCCGGAGATGCCATGCTGCTGATTAACCCGCATACGTCTTTCTTTTTCCGCGGCGAGGTGCATGCCGTGAGCGAAGAGGGACTGAACGCCTATGGCGCCGTAACATGGGGCCAGTTCTTTATTTACCAGGGATTCAACGATAAAACCGGCTGGATGCACACCTCCGCCTATGCCGATGTGATTGACGAGTTTGAGGAAACGATTGTGAAGCAGGACGGAAAGCTGTTTTACAAGTATGGCGAGGAACTGCGCCCGGTGGAAACCAACGAAGTGACCTTAGCCTACAAGGAGGGCGATGAAGTAAAGCAGAAAACCTTTACCACGTATCGTACCCACCATGGCCCCATCACACACAAAAACGGCGACAAATGGGTTGCGACAGCATTGATGTGGAAACCCGTGGATGCGCTCATTCAATCGTATACCCGCACCAAGAAGAAGAACCTAGAAGAGTTTCATGAGATGATGAAGATGCGGACAAACTCTTCGAACGCCACTGTGTATGCCGATGCGGATGGCAACATTGCCTACTACCATGGCAACTTTTTCCCGGTGCGTGATACTTCCTTCGATTACTCCAAGCCCGTGGATGGCAGCAACCCTAAAACAGACTGGCAAGGCCTGCACCCGCTGGAGGAGACGATCACCGTGATCAACCCGCCGAACGGCTGGATACAAAACTGCAACTCCACGCCCTACACCAGCGCCGGCCCTTACAGCCCAAAACCGGAAAACTACCCGGTATACATGGCGCCATCGCCAGAGAATTTCCGGGGGATACATGCCATCCGACTACTGCAAAAGGCGGACGATCTGACGCTCGACAAGCTGATTAACCTGGCTTACGATCCGTACCTGCCGGCCTTTGAGGTGCTGATTCCGGGCCTTGTGAAAGCTTACGACAGCCAAAAGCAGAACGACCCGAAGTTGAAAGCAGCCGTAGAGGTAATGCGCAACTGGAATTATGCTGTGGCTGAAAATTCCGTGGCCATGTCGCTCGCCCATTTTTATGCCACTAATTTATTGCGGAATGGCAGTGCGCCTGAAGGGCTAAACCTGATTGAGCGGATAAATTATTACGCCACTGCTGCACCGGAGAAAGAGCGCCTGGAAATCTTTAGCCAGACCATCGACCAGGTGGAAAAAGACTTTGGCCAGTGGCGCACGCCTTGGGGAGAGATTAACCGCTACCAGCGCCTGAACGGCGACATTGAGCAGAAGTTCAACGATGCACTGCCTAGCCTTCCGGTAGGAATGGCCTCGGGCAACTGGGGTGCGCTGGCTTCGTTTGGAGCGAGAATATACGATACCAAGCGCCTCTACGGAACATCCGGCAACAGTTTTGTGGCCGTGGTGGAGTTTGGCGATAAGGTAAAGGCCAAAACACTGCTGGCCGGAGGCCAAAGCGGCAATCCGGCATCGCCGCACTTCGATGACCAGGCACAGCGGTATGCGAATGCTGAGTTTAAAGATGTAGCCTATTACCGCGAGGATGTGGAGAAGCGGGCGCAGCGGACGTATCATCCGGGAAAGTAA
- a CDS encoding ABC transporter permease — MLKNYLKIAYRNLLRHKVFSLINVLGLALGMTCSILILLWVQDELSYDRFHANTGKLYRVMGTQHYPGADDLTTPAGPGRLGPAMEEELPEVEDAIRVTWYMNSLFSNGDKSFKAVGYYADDSFFEAFTFPLIHGDAKQVLKQPKSIVISDSIAQKFFGTNEAVGKMLKLNNSESYKVTGVMKSVPQNSSLQFDFIMPFNDYLQQNEWLKEWGNYGILTYVQLKPDVDVAAFNNKIKLFLKQGDKGERDTDLFVQAVEDMHLYSDFRPGKTNSGLVMYVQLFSVVAVFILLIACINFMNLATARSAKRAKEVGVRKAIGASKQSLIKQFMVESVLIAFLALFIAANLTGILLPAFNDLTGKAVQFDLSDPSLILLLLGVALFTGIVSGSYPAFFLSSFNPAVVLKGTVKLNDRVTLFRKGLVVFQFILSALLIVSTLVVYLQLHFIRTTDIGLQRENMVYIPIEGQMRERYDVIKQEVQQIPGVLAVTASDNNPLTLGSNTSDVEWPGKVPGAEILIDYLHVDYGYLDAHGIKLKDGRDFSREFGTDTANYIINEEAARLMQLENPVGQPLKLWDVSGQIIGVVKNFQSRKMEMGDMPLIIKLAPENTRLLFARVAPGKTTSALASMEDVLQKHNPAFPFEYHFMDDTFEQMYRSESVIGELTNYFAGIAIFISCLGLFGLALFTAEQRKKEIGVRKVLGASVSGIVFMLSKDFLKLVLLANIVALPLSWYLMNAWLNDYAVRTELSWWIFAIALLATFAIAMFTLSFHAIKTAVANPVNSLRSE; from the coding sequence ATGTTGAAGAACTACCTCAAAATAGCCTACCGCAACCTGCTGCGACACAAGGTTTTTTCGCTCATCAACGTGCTGGGCCTGGCGCTCGGCATGACCTGCAGCATTCTTATCCTGCTGTGGGTGCAGGACGAGCTGAGTTACGACCGTTTCCATGCAAATACGGGAAAGCTGTACCGCGTAATGGGCACCCAGCATTACCCAGGTGCCGACGACCTGACCACTCCGGCCGGGCCAGGAAGATTGGGGCCAGCGATGGAGGAGGAGTTGCCGGAGGTGGAGGATGCCATCCGTGTTACCTGGTACATGAATAGCCTGTTCAGCAACGGCGACAAATCGTTTAAAGCGGTAGGGTACTACGCCGACGATTCGTTTTTTGAAGCCTTCACTTTTCCGCTGATCCACGGCGACGCAAAGCAGGTGCTCAAGCAGCCAAAGTCTATTGTGATTAGCGACAGCATCGCGCAAAAGTTTTTTGGAACCAACGAGGCGGTGGGTAAAATGCTGAAGCTAAACAACAGCGAAAGCTATAAAGTAACAGGGGTCATGAAGTCTGTGCCGCAGAACTCTTCGCTCCAGTTCGACTTCATTATGCCTTTTAACGACTACCTGCAGCAAAACGAGTGGCTGAAAGAGTGGGGCAATTACGGCATCTTAACCTATGTGCAGCTGAAGCCCGACGTGGATGTTGCCGCATTCAACAATAAAATAAAGCTGTTTTTAAAGCAGGGCGACAAAGGAGAGCGGGACACCGATTTGTTTGTGCAGGCGGTGGAGGATATGCACCTGTACTCTGACTTCAGGCCGGGAAAAACGAATTCTGGGTTGGTGATGTATGTGCAGCTTTTCTCGGTGGTGGCGGTGTTCATCCTGCTTATCGCCTGCATCAACTTCATGAATCTGGCCACGGCACGCTCAGCCAAGCGCGCGAAGGAGGTCGGCGTTCGCAAGGCCATCGGTGCCAGCAAGCAGTCGCTTATCAAACAGTTCATGGTAGAGTCGGTCCTGATCGCTTTCCTGGCGCTTTTCATCGCTGCAAACCTGACCGGAATCCTGCTGCCCGCCTTCAACGACTTAACCGGAAAAGCAGTGCAGTTCGATTTGTCTGACCCAAGCCTGATTCTGTTGCTGCTGGGTGTGGCTTTGTTCACGGGTATTGTTTCGGGCAGTTACCCAGCCTTCTTCCTGTCGTCCTTCAACCCTGCGGTGGTCCTGAAAGGAACGGTGAAGTTGAATGACAGGGTAACGCTTTTTCGCAAGGGACTGGTGGTGTTTCAGTTCATCCTTTCGGCCCTGCTGATTGTGAGCACGCTGGTGGTGTACCTGCAGCTGCACTTTATCCGCACCACCGACATTGGCCTGCAGCGCGAGAACATGGTATACATCCCGATAGAAGGGCAGATGCGTGAGCGCTACGACGTGATAAAGCAGGAAGTACAGCAAATTCCAGGTGTACTTGCCGTGACGGCCTCTGATAACAATCCCCTCACGCTGGGCTCTAACACAAGTGACGTGGAATGGCCGGGCAAGGTGCCGGGAGCCGAGATTCTGATAGATTACCTGCACGTGGATTACGGCTACCTGGATGCGCATGGCATTAAGCTAAAAGATGGTCGGGATTTCTCAAGGGAATTTGGCACCGATACGGCCAACTACATCATCAACGAGGAGGCTGCAAGGCTCATGCAACTGGAAAACCCGGTGGGACAGCCGCTAAAGCTGTGGGATGTGAGTGGGCAGATCATCGGGGTGGTGAAAAACTTTCAGTCCCGGAAAATGGAGATGGGGGATATGCCGCTGATCATCAAACTGGCACCTGAAAATACGAGATTGTTGTTCGCGCGGGTAGCCCCCGGTAAAACGACATCCGCGCTGGCTTCTATGGAAGATGTGCTGCAAAAGCATAATCCCGCTTTCCCCTTCGAGTACCACTTTATGGATGATACGTTCGAGCAAATGTACCGCAGCGAAAGCGTGATAGGAGAACTCACGAACTACTTTGCCGGCATTGCCATCTTTATTTCCTGCCTTGGCCTGTTCGGGCTGGCCCTGTTCACGGCTGAACAACGCAAAAAGGAGATCGGCGTCCGAAAAGTGCTGGGGGCCTCTGTGTCCGGTATCGTGTTCATGCTAAGCAAGGATTTCCTGAAACTGGTGCTGCTGGCCAATATTGTTGCACTGCCCCTGAGCTGGTACCTGATGAACGCCTGGTTGAACGACTATGCCGTGCGCACCGAGTTAAGCTGGTGGATTTTTGCGATAGCGCTCCTAGCCACCTTTGCCATTGCCATGTTTACGCTAAGCTTCCATGCCATCAAAACGGCGGTAGCCAACCCTGTAAATTCACTTCGATCAGAATAG
- a CDS encoding sensor histidine kinase, with protein sequence MIFKRLELGLFVRFILLLGMMYLTLHYLVQYTWLQVASGVLVMLAQVWELALYVTRSNNELAKFLQAVKQRDFSQRFNEHTTNSSLRQLHASFNLINDTYRQLHIEKEAQFLYMQTILQLIDTGIVAVDEETGEVEWVNDAFKKILGVPHLKSIASLDMRYPALYEALQSIKAGDNTLLKLKLPSGQSQLLLTATAFSMQQRPLLLVALKNVSATVDATETEAWQKLLRVMTHEIMNSVAPIASLADSLGRHLQHEREKKEQEPDAAPDPELLQDTEEGISIIKKRSEGLLRFAHFYRNLNKSQHLLLTTVYVQELFNSIDGLMRPQLEAQGVELICKVSPQDLQLNADVNLLEQVLINLLLNARRAVQGRPQPQVLLAAHELNGKTVIEVEDNGTGIPEELLESIFIPFFTSHKDGSGIGLSLAKHIMLLHKGSIDVETKEGVGTVFRLTF encoded by the coding sequence ATGATATTTAAGCGCCTGGAACTCGGGCTATTTGTCCGGTTTATACTTTTGCTGGGGATGATGTACCTCACGCTGCACTACCTGGTGCAGTATACCTGGCTGCAGGTGGCCTCCGGCGTGCTGGTGATGCTGGCACAAGTATGGGAACTGGCCCTGTACGTGACGCGCAGCAACAACGAGCTGGCCAAGTTCCTGCAGGCCGTGAAGCAGCGCGATTTCTCGCAGCGCTTTAACGAACACACCACCAACAGCTCTTTGCGGCAGCTGCATGCTTCCTTCAACCTCATCAACGACACGTACCGGCAGCTGCACATCGAGAAGGAGGCGCAGTTCCTGTACATGCAAACTATCCTGCAGTTAATCGACACCGGTATTGTAGCCGTGGACGAAGAAACGGGTGAAGTGGAGTGGGTGAATGATGCCTTTAAAAAGATTCTGGGCGTGCCCCACCTGAAAAGCATCGCGAGCCTGGATATGCGCTACCCTGCGCTGTATGAGGCACTGCAAAGTATAAAAGCCGGCGACAACACACTCCTGAAGCTAAAACTACCAAGTGGGCAGTCGCAGTTGCTGCTAACCGCCACGGCCTTTTCGATGCAGCAACGGCCGCTGCTGCTGGTTGCTTTGAAAAATGTGAGCGCCACCGTGGATGCCACCGAAACAGAGGCCTGGCAGAAGCTGCTCCGCGTGATGACGCACGAAATAATGAATTCTGTGGCCCCCATTGCCTCACTGGCCGACTCGTTAGGGCGCCACCTGCAGCACGAGCGCGAAAAGAAGGAACAGGAGCCGGATGCAGCGCCAGACCCGGAGTTGTTGCAGGACACCGAAGAAGGTATTTCCATCATCAAAAAGCGGAGCGAAGGACTGCTGCGCTTTGCGCACTTTTACCGCAACCTGAACAAATCGCAGCACCTGTTGCTGACTACTGTTTATGTGCAGGAGCTTTTCAACAGCATCGACGGCCTGATGCGCCCACAGCTGGAGGCGCAGGGCGTGGAACTGATCTGCAAGGTATCGCCACAGGACCTGCAACTGAACGCTGATGTGAATTTGCTGGAACAGGTGCTCATCAACCTCCTCCTGAACGCCCGCCGTGCGGTTCAGGGGCGACCGCAGCCACAAGTGTTACTCGCAGCGCACGAGCTAAACGGCAAAACGGTAATTGAGGTGGAGGACAACGGCACCGGCATCCCTGAGGAGCTGCTGGAAAGTATTTTCATTCCGTTCTTCACCTCACACAAAGACGGCTCCGGGATCGGCCTTAGCCTGGCCAAACATATTATGCTGCTGCACAAAGGCAGCATCGATGTGGAAACCAAAGAAGGCGTAGGCACTGTATTCCGGCTGACATTTTAG
- a CDS encoding sigma-54-dependent transcriptional regulator, producing MASVKNARVLVVDDETDVLFALKMLLKSEVKQVVTEKNPDNLPGLLEREKFDAIFLDMNFKSALNTGNEGIFWLRQILEKDREATVILITAYGDVELAVRSLKEGAADFIVKPWHNDKLLETLHYALEARKPKKAGAANTSPKKNTSTTILGESDAIKEVLYKIEKIAPTEANVLILGENGTGKELVARALHEKSFRANKPFVSVDMGALTDSLFESELFGSKKGAFTDAREDRAGRFEAANGGTLFLDEIGNITPPMQAKLLTVLQNRQVTPLGSNTPVPVDIRLISATNEPIYELAARNQFRKDLIYRINTVEITLPPLRQRTGDVELLARHFAALYAQKNHKPVPEFAEATMQKLKQHSWPGNVRELQHAVERAIILAESNTLQPQDFSFSAMELGPPAATTAYASASEKPVPLIELERETIVRTLEKNKGNISRTAKELGLTRTALYRRLNKHDI from the coding sequence ATGGCCTCTGTAAAAAATGCCCGCGTGTTAGTGGTGGATGACGAGACGGACGTTCTGTTCGCCCTGAAAATGCTGCTCAAATCTGAGGTGAAACAGGTAGTGACGGAAAAGAACCCCGACAACCTGCCCGGCCTGCTGGAGCGCGAGAAGTTCGACGCTATATTCCTGGACATGAACTTCAAGAGCGCCCTCAACACCGGCAACGAGGGCATCTTTTGGCTGCGCCAGATCCTGGAGAAGGACAGAGAAGCCACGGTTATACTTATCACCGCTTATGGCGATGTGGAACTGGCAGTGCGGTCTTTGAAAGAGGGAGCGGCCGATTTTATCGTGAAGCCCTGGCACAACGACAAGCTGCTGGAAACGCTGCATTACGCGCTGGAAGCCAGGAAACCGAAGAAAGCCGGCGCCGCGAACACATCACCTAAAAAGAACACCAGCACCACCATACTTGGCGAGTCGGATGCCATCAAAGAGGTGCTGTACAAGATAGAAAAGATTGCACCCACTGAGGCCAACGTGCTTATACTTGGCGAGAACGGCACCGGCAAAGAATTGGTGGCGCGCGCCCTGCACGAGAAGTCGTTCCGGGCAAACAAGCCGTTTGTGAGCGTGGACATGGGCGCTTTAACCGATTCGCTGTTCGAAAGCGAGCTGTTCGGCTCCAAGAAAGGCGCTTTTACTGATGCCCGCGAAGACCGCGCCGGCAGATTTGAAGCAGCTAACGGCGGCACGTTGTTCCTGGATGAGATCGGGAATATCACGCCGCCGATGCAGGCAAAGCTGCTCACGGTGCTGCAAAACCGGCAGGTAACGCCGCTTGGCTCCAACACACCCGTGCCGGTGGACATTCGCCTGATATCGGCCACCAATGAGCCCATCTATGAACTGGCGGCACGCAACCAGTTCCGTAAAGATTTGATCTACCGCATCAATACCGTCGAAATCACGCTGCCTCCGCTGCGCCAGCGCACTGGTGATGTGGAATTGCTGGCCCGCCATTTTGCCGCGCTTTATGCCCAGAAGAACCATAAGCCTGTACCTGAATTTGCGGAGGCTACGATGCAGAAACTGAAGCAGCACAGTTGGCCCGGCAACGTGCGGGAGCTGCAGCATGCCGTGGAACGCGCCATCATACTTGCCGAAAGCAACACGCTGCAACCCCAGGACTTCAGCTTCTCTGCCATGGAGCTGGGACCGCCAGCAGCCACGACTGCGTATGCTTCCGCTTCAGAAAAGCCAGTGCCGCTCATCGAACTGGAGCGGGAAACCATTGTCCGGACGCTGGAGAAAAATAAGGGCAACATCTCCCGCACCGCCAAAGAACTGGGCCTTACCCGCACCGCCCTCTACCGCCGACTGAATAAGCATGATATTTAA